A region of the Curtobacterium flaccumfaciens pv. betae genome:
AAGATCTGATGGCGAAAAAGGGTCAGGACATCCGTCCGATCATCAAGCTCCGCTCGACGGCGGGCACCGGGTTCACCTACGTGACCAAGAAGAACCGTCGGAACAACCCCGACCGACTCGTGCTGAAGAAGTACGACCCGGTGATCCGCAAGCACGTCGACTTCCGTGAGGAGCGCTAAGCATGGCGAAGAAGAGCAAGATCGCGAAGAACAACCAGCGTGCCGTCATCATCGCGCGCTACGCCGAGCGTCGTCTCGAGCTGAAGAAGGCCCTCGTGGACCCGAACGGCACCGACGAGTCGCGTGAGGCCGCCCGCGTGGGCCTGCAGAAGCTGCCCCGCGACGCATCGCCCATCCGGTACCGCAACCGTGACGCCATCGACGGCCGCCCCCGTGGCCACCTCGGTGAGTTCGGCATCAGCCGTGTCCGCTTCCGTGACATGGCCCACCGCGGCGAGCTCCCCGGCATCACGAAGAGCTCCTGGTAAGCACTCGCAGTACACGACGCCCCGTCACCTCCTGGTGGCGGGGCGTTCGCTGTGTACGGGGTACACGCGAGCCGTCATTCGTCACATCTGCCCCTCCAGCACCCCCTCGGAGCCCCGACAACCCCGGAAATCCGGGCGAGTCGGCGGTTTTCACCCCCGGCGGCTGGTAGGTTCAACTCCGGTTCCGCCGGGCCCTCGGCCCACTGGCACCGTGGCACGGGGCAACCGCTCCGGGCGCCGGACGACACGTGCGTCCGACCGATACTGCAAGAAGTCCGAGGAGGACATCCATGGCTGACAAGTCACTGAACCGCACCGAGCTCGTCGCTGCCGTCGCCGCTGAGTCCGGCCAGAGCCAGGCCACCGTCAACGGCGTCG
Encoded here:
- the rpmG gene encoding 50S ribosomal protein L33, translating into MAKKGQDIRPIIKLRSTAGTGFTYVTKKNRRNNPDRLVLKKYDPVIRKHVDFREER
- the rpsN gene encoding 30S ribosomal protein S14, with the protein product MAKKSKIAKNNQRAVIIARYAERRLELKKALVDPNGTDESREAARVGLQKLPRDASPIRYRNRDAIDGRPRGHLGEFGISRVRFRDMAHRGELPGITKSSW